The following proteins are encoded in a genomic region of Struthio camelus isolate bStrCam1 chromosome 3, bStrCam1.hap1, whole genome shotgun sequence:
- the DACT2 gene encoding dapper homolog 2, translated as MLLGAPRAGGWDRGRVGERLQAALAGLQELQVLREKQRALVRAALAMPQRPPAGGGEHRLEATLAALKEQLSRLRRQDVGLKSHLDQLDQQISELKLDVSKTSSEYLDSDSRPSSGFYDLSDGGSCSLSNSCTSVYSESISSSRTSLWPSSQHPKARLSVFDYRPKSADETTVHTTSFQQQGTYVSDECRIAANTDTSGTPARSRPRPVSTGDLERLISADTRFQKETDAKSMLPLCHAGELHVLIMDPKFQNDLVSKNGIDVYPYPSPLHAVALQSPLFSLVGTSPEADLQAPPSKPLPGVMGPSLIRTRPAAEAKPGGYINKLLQLTRCKGNNWADASEQVSTKSQPSTMHQRLIITPSAGGVKINSSSSQLEKQVSSLESSRAEERFQREVPEEECAKQQETAGSLNGEQPSTLPDTEPSAVNICYSAKSAARGSPLAEAMESSEEHSSSCSQLCQDDSSPGTWNPKPVPCRKQPLKRCGNPKLANAGGHERVAQNEFVHAQFVPAESHQVRVKFASSKTKAVKIKRRNSEKVLRSGKQAFCAEKVRGLHGAARLPAEWNQPQRLHGTKNLVRRPSYSGDVTGRSCSESSLLPAQLRLPPVPSRPELYRASANALYSVEAAFVDTATKKKQRKWQSTVEISAKAHLASHSSGIGLGAPRQPARKAGVLRTVSMRARSKSHRHGANAKSESDHSEYSAECSSLFHSTIAETSEGEVSDFTANRFGDSESSESDLDGSSSSSSLALDCDEGDESELIWPEASVRHSGSVQASSKPLPPVPKICRIKASKALKKKIRRFQPASLKVMTMV; from the exons ATGCTgctgggggcgccgcgggccggcggctgggATCGCGGCCGGGTGGGCGAGAGGCTGCAGGCGGCCCTGGCCGGCCTCCAGGAGCTCCAGGTGCTGCGGGAGAAGCAGCGGGCGCTGGTGCGGGCCGCCCTGGCCATGCcgcagcggccgccggcgggcggaGGGGAGCACCGGCTGGAGGCCACCCTGGCCGCCCTCAAGGAGCAGCTG TCTCGTTTGAGGAGACAGGATGTCGGCTTGAAAAGCCACTTGGATCAACTAGACCAGCAAATAAGTGAGCTGAAACTGGATGTCAGTAAGACCTCCAGTGAATACCTGGACAGTGACAGCCGGCCCAGCTCAG GCTTCTACGACTTGAGTGACGGTGGTTCTTGCTCGCTCTCCAATTCCTGCACCTCTGTGTACAGTGAGTCCATCTCTTCCTCCCGCACCAGTCTCTGGCCCAGCTCTCAACACCCTAAAGCAAGGCTCAGTGTGTTTGATTACCGACCCAAGTCTGCAGATGAAACTACTGTGCACACCACCAGCTTCCAACAGCAGGGAACCTATGTCAGTGATGAATGTCGGATTGCAGCTAACACAGACACTTCTGGAACTCCAGCCAGGTCCCGACCGAGGCCAGTTTCCACAG GTGACTTGGAAAGACTCATTTCAGCAGACACTAGATTTCAGAAAGAGACAGATGCCAAATCCATGTTGCCTCTGTGCCATGCAGGAGAACTGCACGTGCTCATCATGGACCCCAAATTCCAGAATGATTTAGTCTCCAAGAATGGCATTGATGTGTATCCTTACCCAAGCCCCCTTCATGCAGTGGCTTTACAAAGCCCCCTTTTCTCCCTGGTGGGGACATCCCCAGAAGCAGACCTCCAGGCTCCCCCCAGCAAACCTCTGCCTGGTGTGATGGGTCCGAGCTTGATTAGGACTAGGCCAGCCGCTGAGGCCAAGCCAGGGGGTTACATCAATAAATTACTCCAGCTGACGAGATGCAAAGGAAACAATTGGGCTGATGCCAGTGAGCAGGTTTCGACAAAGAGCCAGCCATCCACAATGCACCAGAGACTCATTATAACCCCCAGCGCTGGTGGAGTGAAAATTAACAGCAGCAGTAGCCAGCTGGAAAAACAAGTGAGCTctctggaaagcagcagagctgaagagAGGTTCCAGAGAGAGGTGCCAGAGGAGGAATGTGCCAAGCAGCAGGAGACTGCAGGCTCTCTCAATGGAGAACAGCCATCCACCCTGCCTGACACAGAGCCATCAGCTGTGAATATTTGTTATTCTGCCAAGTCAGCAGCAAGGGGCTCTCCTCTGGCAGAAGCAATGGAGAGTAGCGAGGAGCACAGTTCGTCCTGCTCGCAGCTATGCCAGGATGACTCCAGCCCAGGCACCTGGAATCCTAAACCTGTCCCATGCAGAAAGCAACCCCTCAAAAGGTGTGGAAATCCCAAACTGGCTAATGCTGGGGGTCATGAGCGAGTAGCGCAGAATGAGTTTGTTCATGCTCAGTTCGTCCCTGCAGAATCTCACCAGGTCCGGGTCAAGTTTGCCAGCTCCAAAACAAAGGCAGTAAAGATAAAGAGAAGGAATAGTGAAAAGGTGCTCCGGTCTGGGAAGCAGGCCTTTTGCGCGGAGAAGGTAAGAGGACTCcatggagctgccaggctgcctgcagagtGGAATCAGCCCCAAAGACTGCATGGAACGAAGAACCTTGTGCGAAGACCTTCGTATTCGGGTGACGTGACTGGCAGGTCATGCTCAGAGTCTAGCCTGTTGCCTGCACAGCTCAGACTGCCCCCTGTGCCTTCCAGGCCAGAGCTCTACAGGGCATCTGCCAATGCACTATATTCCGTCGAAGCGGCCTTCGTAGACACAGCCACCAAGAAGAAGCAGCGCAAGTGGCAATCCACGGTGGAGATCTCTGCCAAGGCTCACCTGGCCAGCCACTCTAGTGGCATTGGTCTCGGGGCACCAAGGCAGCCAGCGAGGAAAGCTGGTGTCCTGCGTACTGTGAGTATGAGGGCTCGCTCAAAGAGTCATCGCCATGGAGCCAATGCCAAAAGTGAGTCAGACCACTCTGAGTACTCTGCAGAGTGTTCCTCCCTCTTTCACTCCACCATTGCAGAGACCAGCGAAGGGGAGGTCAGTGATTTCACGGCTAACCGTTTTGGGGATAGCGAGTCCAGCGAAAGCGATTTGGatggcagcagtagcagcagcagccttgcccTTGACTGTGATGAGGGTGATGAAAGTGAGCTGATTTGGCCTGAAGCTTCTGTCAGACATTCGGGATCTGTCCAGGCCTCTTCCAAGCCCCTTCCCCCAGTTCCCAAAATCTGTCGCATCAAAGCTTCAAAGGCACTGAAGAAGAAGATTAGGAGATTCCAACCTGCCTCTTTAAAGGTTATGACCATGGTTTAA